Proteins from a genomic interval of Lycium ferocissimum isolate CSIRO_LF1 chromosome 2, AGI_CSIRO_Lferr_CH_V1, whole genome shotgun sequence:
- the LOC132047090 gene encoding FBD-associated F-box protein At5g22730-like isoform X2, which translates to MSQRRRFMWRNPKESYIHKITITETTEGGQDIACVDRISNLPVDIIRQFLFRIPPKDIARTSVLSKKWLSIWASLSDIYLENGEIGMLFLRMTVDKRSSCELLGKRWIDFALKNKVKTLHLDIKALNYGEPFRLFSLSGFAFSCAILVVLSIKECEISSSVSFMLPNLRSLFLHNIMTVDGFVFADFIAGCPRIEELIVEYFPEELDIILVPNPNLKYLMVEYTAFGGKLQVESKKLESLVFSYLRVEVDEYVFEIASTSTVKNLTLQKVYVLERTLSPFINRFPLLENLVIDGCRLDVFSGGVGFDNYLPRLFISHKNLANFVLKLHTIDSIDEIIIHAPNLKSFEYCGQLTSFPGIWASRQLEFVKLHLRPKVLNTRWYIWVRKILESFAHAKHLCLICQNEQDIIFPDELTETLLPAINSIKNLELQIESSTGSTKKILDGFIWILPGLKTLSLTLGSVSKIIEFYSG; encoded by the exons ATGTCACAAAGAAGAAGGTTTATGTGGAGAAATCCAAAAGAGTCATACATCCATAAGATTACAATTACAGAGACCACTGAAGGAGGACAAGATATAGCGTGTGTCGATAGAATTTCCAATTTGCCAGTCGATATAATCCGTCAATTTCTTTTTCGGATTCCACCAAAAGATATAGCCAGAACTAGTGTCTTGTCCAAGAAATGGCTAAGCATTTGGGCTTCTCTCTCAGATATTTATTTGGAGAATGGTGAAATCGGCATGCTCTTTCTTCGAATGACTGTTGATAAAAGATCTTCTTGTGAATTGCTGGGGAAAAGATGGATAGATTTTGCCttgaaaaataaggttaaaacGTTACATCTTGATATAAAAGCACTTAATTATGGGGAGCCTTTCCGCCTTTTCTCCTTATCTGGTTTTGCATTTTCCTGTGCTATATTAGTTGTTTTAAGCATCAAAGAGTGTGAGATTAGTAGTTCAGTCTCTTTTATGCTTCCTAATTTAAGGTCCCTCTTTCTACATAATATCATGACGGTTGATGGTTTTGTATTTGCCGATTTCATTGCTGGGTGCCCTCGAATCGAGGAGTTGATCGTAGAGTATTTTCCAGAAGAGTTGGACATTATATTAGTTCCAAATCCTAACCTAAAATATTTGATGGTGGAATACACTGCCTTTGGCGGTAAATTACAAGTAGAGTCCAAAAAACTGGAATCTCTTGTATTTTCATACTTGAGGGTGGAAGTGGATGAGTATGTATTCGAGATTGCGTCCACCAGTACGGTCAAGAATTTGACATTGCAAAAAGTTTATGTCCTAGAAAGGACATTGAGCCCTTTTATCAATAGGTTCCCTTTACTTGAGAACCTTGTGATAGATGGTTGCCGCCTCGATGTTTTTAGCGGAGGTGTTGGTTTCGACAATTATTTGCCACGCCTTTTTATTTCTCACAAGAATCTGGCTAACTTTGTGCTGAAGTTACACACCATTGATAGCATTGATGAGATAATAATACATGCTCCCAACTTAAAATCCTTTGAATACTGTGGTCAACTCACGTCTTTTCCTGGAATATGGGCTTCTCGTCAATTGGAGTTTGTTAAACTCCATTTAAGACCCAAAGTGCTTAATACTCGCTGGTACATTTGGGTACGAAAGATTTTGGAGTCTTTTGCTCATGCCAAGCATTTGTGCTTGATCTGCCAAAATGAACAG GATATCATCTTTCCTGATGAGTTAACCGAGACATTACTTCCAGCAATCAATAGTATTAAAAATCTGGAATTGCAAATTGAATCATCTACTGGCAGTACGAAAAAAATTCTAGATGGCTTTATTTGGATTCTTCCGGGTTTGAAGACTTTGTCATTGACATTGGGTTCCGTTTCAAAAATCATTGAG TTTTACAGCGGATGA
- the LOC132047090 gene encoding FBD-associated F-box protein At5g22730-like isoform X1: MSQRRRFMWRNPKESYIHKITITETTEGGQDIACVDRISNLPVDIIRQFLFRIPPKDIARTSVLSKKWLSIWASLSDIYLENGEIGMLFLRMTVDKRSSCELLGKRWIDFALKNKVKTLHLDIKALNYGEPFRLFSLSGFAFSCAILVVLSIKECEISSSVSFMLPNLRSLFLHNIMTVDGFVFADFIAGCPRIEELIVEYFPEELDIILVPNPNLKYLMVEYTAFGGKLQVESKKLESLVFSYLRVEVDEYVFEIASTSTVKNLTLQKVYVLERTLSPFINRFPLLENLVIDGCRLDVFSGGVGFDNYLPRLFISHKNLANFVLKLHTIDSIDEIIIHAPNLKSFEYCGQLTSFPGIWASRQLEFVKLHLRPKVLNTRWYIWVRKILESFAHAKHLCLICQNEQDIIFPDELTETLLPAINSIKNLELQIESSTGSTKKILDGFIWILPGLKTLSLTLGSVSKIIEVLVNSTWLLSSP, encoded by the exons ATGTCACAAAGAAGAAGGTTTATGTGGAGAAATCCAAAAGAGTCATACATCCATAAGATTACAATTACAGAGACCACTGAAGGAGGACAAGATATAGCGTGTGTCGATAGAATTTCCAATTTGCCAGTCGATATAATCCGTCAATTTCTTTTTCGGATTCCACCAAAAGATATAGCCAGAACTAGTGTCTTGTCCAAGAAATGGCTAAGCATTTGGGCTTCTCTCTCAGATATTTATTTGGAGAATGGTGAAATCGGCATGCTCTTTCTTCGAATGACTGTTGATAAAAGATCTTCTTGTGAATTGCTGGGGAAAAGATGGATAGATTTTGCCttgaaaaataaggttaaaacGTTACATCTTGATATAAAAGCACTTAATTATGGGGAGCCTTTCCGCCTTTTCTCCTTATCTGGTTTTGCATTTTCCTGTGCTATATTAGTTGTTTTAAGCATCAAAGAGTGTGAGATTAGTAGTTCAGTCTCTTTTATGCTTCCTAATTTAAGGTCCCTCTTTCTACATAATATCATGACGGTTGATGGTTTTGTATTTGCCGATTTCATTGCTGGGTGCCCTCGAATCGAGGAGTTGATCGTAGAGTATTTTCCAGAAGAGTTGGACATTATATTAGTTCCAAATCCTAACCTAAAATATTTGATGGTGGAATACACTGCCTTTGGCGGTAAATTACAAGTAGAGTCCAAAAAACTGGAATCTCTTGTATTTTCATACTTGAGGGTGGAAGTGGATGAGTATGTATTCGAGATTGCGTCCACCAGTACGGTCAAGAATTTGACATTGCAAAAAGTTTATGTCCTAGAAAGGACATTGAGCCCTTTTATCAATAGGTTCCCTTTACTTGAGAACCTTGTGATAGATGGTTGCCGCCTCGATGTTTTTAGCGGAGGTGTTGGTTTCGACAATTATTTGCCACGCCTTTTTATTTCTCACAAGAATCTGGCTAACTTTGTGCTGAAGTTACACACCATTGATAGCATTGATGAGATAATAATACATGCTCCCAACTTAAAATCCTTTGAATACTGTGGTCAACTCACGTCTTTTCCTGGAATATGGGCTTCTCGTCAATTGGAGTTTGTTAAACTCCATTTAAGACCCAAAGTGCTTAATACTCGCTGGTACATTTGGGTACGAAAGATTTTGGAGTCTTTTGCTCATGCCAAGCATTTGTGCTTGATCTGCCAAAATGAACAG GATATCATCTTTCCTGATGAGTTAACCGAGACATTACTTCCAGCAATCAATAGTATTAAAAATCTGGAATTGCAAATTGAATCATCTACTGGCAGTACGAAAAAAATTCTAGATGGCTTTATTTGGATTCTTCCGGGTTTGAAGACTTTGTCATTGACATTGGGTTCCGTTTCAAAAATCATTGAGGTACTCGTAAACTCTACTTGGCTTCTTTCATCTCCCTAA
- the LOC132047089 gene encoding cyclic dof factor 2-like → MSEAIASKEPAIKLFGRTIQLPYGEVEQDHKGQCDDYNDENEHLTTEDLLDQNLIQQKCDIIKELPDYNDCSTAQTSKSEEEQGETSNSQEKILKKPDKILPCPRCNSMETKFCYFNNYNVSQPRHFCKNCQRYWTAGGTMRNVPVGAGRRKHKNSVLHYSHISVSEALSNARTDLPNGSQRPPLKLNETILTFDTDKPLCESMVSVLNSADKTTQNCSGNGFHKYNNGDDHSDESSVTDVSSKDSDNGLTDMLRQNRNNFPPHLPFFAGAPWPYPWISVPPGYCLPSIPMPFFPANAYWGGTIPGSWNVPWMSPPNASQNQITPTSGPNSPTLGKHSRHENVLKSTGTGEELRKESNPGKRLWFPKTLRIDDPGEAAKSSIWATLGIKHEVVDSVGEGLLKAFLPKSDDKNCVSENSSFLQVNPAAMSRSLNFNESS, encoded by the exons ATGTCTGAAGCAATTGCTAGTAAGGAACCTGCCATTAAACTCTTTGGTCGAACAATTCAGTTGCCCTATGGAGAAGTTGAGCAAGACCACAAG GGTCAGTGTGATGATTATAATGATGAGAATGAACATTTGACTACTGAAGATTTACTGGATCAGAATCTAATTCAACAGAAATGTGATATTATAAAGGAGTTACCTGATTATAATGACTGTTCAACTGCTCAAACGTCAAAAAGTGAAGAGGAACAGGGTGAAACAAGCAACTCACAGGAGAAAATCCTGAAAAAACCAGACAAGATACTTCCATGTCCTCGATGTAATAGCATGGAAACAAAATTTTGTTACTTCAACAATTACAACGTAAGCCAGCCTAGACACTTCTGCAAGAATTGTCAGAGATATTGGACTGCTGGTGGGACTATGAGGAATGTGCCTGTAGGTGCTGGTCGTCGGAAACACAAGAACTCGGTTTTGCATTACAGCCACATATCCGTCTCTGAAGCACTATCAAATGCAAGAACAGATCTTCCTAATGGATCCCAGCGACCTCCCCTCAAGCTCAATGAAACGATTCTTACATTTGATACTGACAAACCCCTATGTGAGTCAATGGTTTCAGTTTTGAACAGTGCTGATAAAACTACACAGAATTGTTCTGGGAATGGGTTCCACAAATATAATAATGGAGATGATCATTCCGATGAATCTTCAGTTACTGATGTAAGTTCAAAGGATAGTGATAATGGATTGACTGACATGCTAAGGCAGAACCGCAACAACTTTCCGCCGCATTTACCTTTCTTTGCTGGAGCTCCTTGGCCATATCCATGGATTTCTGTTCCACCTGGTTACTGTCTTCCTAGCATTCCTATGCCGTTCTTCCCTGCAAATGCTTATTGGGGTGGTACAATACCAGGTTCTTGGAATGTCCCTTGGATGTCTCCACCCAATGCATCCCAAAACCAAATAACTCCGACTTCTGGTCCTAATTCTCCAACTTTGGGGAAACATTCAAGGCATGAGAATGTGCTGAAATCGACGGGCACTGGGGAAGAGCTACGAAAAGAGAGTAATCCTGGGAAGCGCCTATGGTTTCCCAAAACATTGCGAATTGATGATCCAGGAGAAGCTGCAAAGAGTTCTATCTGGGCAACATTGGGAATAAAACATGAGGTAGTTGATTCAGTCGGTGAAGGTCTTCTCAAAGCGTTTCTGCCAAAGAGTGATGATAAGAACTGTGTTTCAGAAAACTCCTCTTTTTTACAAGTCAATCCAGCAGCAATGTCCAGGTCATTAAATTTCAATGAAAGCTCATAA